In Bos mutus isolate GX-2022 chromosome 10, NWIPB_WYAK_1.1, whole genome shotgun sequence, a single window of DNA contains:
- the LOC138989564 gene encoding putative uncharacterized protein SERTAD4-AS1, translating to MAEPERAGGCGRRAQPCSAGAIAARARPAENGAAGEKGAGLSPPLGRRWLGTGKRVRRERGGRRESAPARPFPRAAAAAWGRGGERAPGSRPLGGGGGEGEASARSPSPGCSAPAGARRPPARFGRGSETQG from the coding sequence ATGGCTGAGCCGGAGAGGGCCGGGGGCTGCGGGCGGCGGGCTCAGCCCTGCTCCGCCGGGGCCATCGCGGCGCGCGCTCGCCCGGCCGAGAACGGCGCCGCCGGCGAGAAGGGAGCTGGGCTGTCCCCGCCGCTTGGCCGCCGCTGGCTCGGTACTGGGAAGCGTGTGCGGCGGGAGCGCGGTGGGAGGAGAGAGTCGGCCCCCGCCCGCCCCTtcccccgcgccgccgccgccgcctgggGAAGAGGCGGGGAGCGCGCGCCGGGGAGCCGACCccttggcgggggcgggggcgagggCGAGGCCAGTGCGCGCTCCCCGTCCCCAGGGTGCTCTGCCCCAGCCGGGGCCCGACGCCCTCCCGCCCGCTTTGGGCGGGGATCCGAGACGCAGGGGTGA